A stretch of Imperialibacter roseus DNA encodes these proteins:
- the recJ gene encoding single-stranded-DNA-specific exonuclease RecJ, giving the protein MSKRWVYKDLPDPETVHSLASGIKVSDTLAALLVQRGYSTFEETRAFFRPHLGQLHDPFLMKDMEKAVNRLSEAIFKKEKILIYGDYDVDGTTSVALAYGFLRKYHSNIDYYIPDRYDEGYGISETGVRWAAEQGFTLVIALDCGIKAVSKVELANSLGVDFIICDHHLPGPELPKAFAVLDPKRLDCNYPFDGLSGCGVGFKLMQAFAIQNTVDIQELYLYLDLVAVSIASDIVPVVGENRVLAYFGLQKLNKSPLPGLKALKNLSGIRGDVTVTRVVFGIGPRINAAGRIDHAGAAVELLLARTEEEAEELAAQLDIKNDLRKGFDENITKEALAIIEEEDQLKKSFSTVLYRENWHKGVIGIVASRCIEKFYRPTIILTESNSKATGSARSVVGFDVYEAIAECADLLDQYGGHKYAAGLTMNLDKVEAFKERFEEVVARRITPEMLEPIIDIDLAIPIEGINHKFFNILRQMAPFGPGNMQPVFVSTNVVAKSVKQLKDIHLKMFLSQEGSKASLEAIAFGFGEYYDAIANGTPFNVAYTIEENDFMGNKTMQLHIKDLKLD; this is encoded by the coding sequence ATGAGCAAAAGATGGGTATACAAAGACCTACCTGATCCCGAAACAGTGCATTCACTGGCTTCAGGCATTAAGGTAAGCGATACCCTGGCAGCATTGCTGGTTCAAAGAGGCTATAGCACTTTCGAAGAAACCCGTGCTTTTTTCAGGCCACACTTGGGGCAGCTACACGATCCTTTCCTGATGAAGGACATGGAAAAGGCCGTGAACAGGTTGAGTGAAGCGATTTTCAAAAAAGAGAAAATACTTATCTATGGTGACTACGATGTGGATGGCACCACTTCTGTGGCACTGGCTTACGGCTTTCTCCGTAAGTATCATTCCAATATTGACTACTACATCCCCGACCGTTACGATGAGGGCTACGGCATTTCAGAAACTGGCGTCCGCTGGGCAGCCGAGCAGGGTTTTACGCTTGTCATTGCGCTTGACTGTGGCATAAAAGCAGTTTCAAAAGTAGAGTTGGCCAATTCCCTGGGGGTCGATTTCATCATTTGTGACCACCACCTTCCGGGTCCTGAGCTGCCCAAGGCATTTGCCGTGCTTGACCCAAAGCGTCTCGATTGCAATTACCCGTTTGATGGGCTCAGCGGCTGTGGAGTGGGTTTCAAGCTTATGCAGGCCTTTGCCATTCAGAACACTGTCGACATTCAGGAGCTTTATCTTTACCTCGACCTGGTGGCTGTCAGCATCGCTTCCGACATCGTGCCCGTTGTTGGTGAAAATAGAGTGCTAGCCTACTTCGGCCTTCAGAAGCTCAATAAATCGCCTTTGCCGGGGCTGAAAGCTTTGAAAAATCTTTCAGGTATTCGGGGAGACGTTACAGTGACACGGGTAGTTTTTGGCATCGGGCCACGCATCAATGCCGCCGGCCGGATCGATCATGCTGGCGCCGCAGTAGAGCTATTGCTGGCAAGAACGGAGGAAGAAGCCGAAGAACTGGCAGCCCAACTTGACATCAAAAATGACCTTAGAAAAGGCTTTGACGAAAATATTACAAAAGAAGCCCTCGCAATAATTGAAGAAGAAGATCAGCTCAAAAAATCTTTTTCGACTGTGCTTTATAGAGAAAACTGGCACAAGGGCGTTATAGGCATTGTAGCGTCCCGTTGCATAGAAAAGTTTTACCGGCCAACCATTATCCTGACCGAATCAAATAGCAAAGCAACGGGCAGCGCCCGGTCAGTGGTGGGCTTCGATGTGTACGAAGCCATAGCAGAGTGTGCCGACTTACTCGATCAGTACGGTGGTCATAAATACGCCGCCGGGCTAACGATGAATTTGGATAAGGTTGAGGCCTTTAAGGAACGGTTCGAAGAGGTGGTGGCCAGAAGAATTACGCCAGAAATGCTGGAGCCAATCATTGACATCGACCTGGCGATTCCAATAGAGGGTATCAACCACAAGTTTTTCAATATATTAAGGCAAATGGCTCCTTTTGGGCCAGGTAACATGCAACCGGTGTTTGTCTCCACCAACGTAGTTGCCAAATCGGTAAAGCAGCTGAAAGACATACACCTGAAAATGTTTTTGAGCCAGGAAGGCTCCAAGGCTTCCCTTGAGGCTATTGCTTTTGGGTTTGGCGAGTACTATGATGCTATTGCAAATGGCACACCTTTCAATGTGGCCTATACTATTGAAGAGAATGACTTTATGGGAAACAAAACCATGCAATTACACATCAAAGATTTGAAGCTTGATTAA
- a CDS encoding SO2930 family diheme c-type cytochrome, translated as MRFFVPVLFLLAFFTACDPGQKKEASQKTAPVTLRTNNHNIRQNRQPLSLGPDKLSEFGFFEGKLSDLVPGKGIIPYDLNMPLFSDYADKSRFVAVPPEKVINVLEDGSLDFPVGTRLIKTFHYPAKNEAGRKLIETRVIEKTDKDWKALTYIWNDEQTEAFLEVAGGNIDVELEQDGVLQKVSYSVPDVNQCKTCHGRSNAVIPLGPKLSQLNRDYTYSEGGTQNQLSYWQSKGILDLKEKPSTIGKFPDWSSAHTNVSLAARAYLDANCGSCHHPEGSANTSGLFLTFDVSNRSKYGIMKKPVAAGKGSGGRLYGIVPGKPEESILVFRMESTNPGIMMPELGRSLPHKEGVALIRQWIAELEANAPSQ; from the coding sequence ATGAGGTTTTTTGTTCCAGTCCTTTTCTTGTTAGCTTTTTTTACGGCATGTGACCCGGGCCAGAAAAAAGAAGCCAGCCAAAAAACTGCTCCTGTTACCTTAAGAACCAACAACCACAATATCCGGCAAAACAGGCAACCTCTTTCACTTGGCCCCGACAAGCTGTCGGAGTTCGGGTTCTTCGAAGGAAAACTATCGGATTTGGTGCCAGGCAAGGGTATTATCCCCTACGACCTCAACATGCCATTGTTCTCTGACTATGCCGACAAAAGCAGGTTTGTGGCGGTGCCTCCTGAGAAAGTAATCAACGTTTTGGAAGATGGCTCACTTGATTTTCCTGTTGGCACAAGGCTTATTAAAACCTTCCACTACCCTGCTAAAAACGAGGCTGGACGAAAGCTGATAGAAACAAGAGTGATAGAAAAGACAGACAAAGACTGGAAGGCCCTGACCTATATTTGGAACGATGAGCAAACGGAGGCGTTTCTTGAAGTAGCTGGCGGCAATATCGATGTTGAACTGGAGCAAGATGGCGTGTTGCAAAAAGTAAGCTACTCTGTGCCAGATGTTAATCAGTGCAAAACTTGCCACGGCCGATCCAACGCTGTGATTCCCCTGGGCCCAAAACTCTCGCAGCTGAATAGAGACTACACCTACTCGGAAGGTGGAACCCAAAATCAATTGAGCTACTGGCAAAGCAAGGGCATCCTTGACCTCAAAGAAAAGCCCTCCACAATCGGAAAGTTTCCTGATTGGAGTTCCGCACATACCAATGTCAGTTTGGCCGCCAGGGCCTATCTCGACGCCAACTGTGGTTCCTGCCATCACCCGGAAGGTTCGGCCAACACGTCGGGGCTATTCCTCACCTTTGACGTCAGCAACAGAAGCAAGTATGGCATTATGAAAAAACCCGTTGCAGCAGGCAAGGGATCAGGCGGGCGCCTTTACGGTATAGTGCCTGGCAAACCGGAAGAGTCTATCCTGGTTTTCAGAATGGAGTCTACTAATCCTGGCATAATGATGCCAGAACTTGGCAGGTCTTTGCCTCACAAAGAAGGAGTGGCGCTTATCCGTCAGTGGATCGCCGAGTTGGAGGCAAACGCTCCCTCACAATAG
- the lptB gene encoding LPS export ABC transporter ATP-binding protein, with the protein MKLSAHNLIKKYKGRSVVNNVSVEVSQGEIVGLLGPNGAGKTTSFYMIVGLIKPNDGEIFLDDQNITDLPMYRRAKLGIGYLAQEASVFRKLSVEENIMAVLEMRNIPKAEQKEKLESLLEEFSLGHVRKNLGMVLSGGERRRTEIARALAVDPNFVLLDEPFAGVDPIAVEEIQTIVAQLKKKDIGILITDHNVNETLSITDRAYLMFEGKLLKSGTAEELAADEQVRRVYLGKHFELKRKV; encoded by the coding sequence ATGAAACTAAGTGCACACAACCTGATAAAAAAGTATAAAGGAAGAAGCGTTGTCAACAATGTGTCGGTCGAGGTTTCGCAAGGAGAAATTGTCGGCTTGCTTGGTCCCAATGGTGCCGGAAAAACGACTTCCTTTTACATGATCGTAGGCCTGATAAAGCCCAACGATGGGGAAATTTTTCTGGATGATCAGAACATCACCGACCTGCCGATGTACCGGAGGGCGAAGCTTGGCATTGGTTATTTAGCACAAGAAGCCTCCGTATTCAGAAAATTAAGTGTGGAAGAAAATATCATGGCTGTTCTCGAAATGAGAAATATTCCGAAGGCTGAGCAAAAAGAAAAGCTTGAGAGCCTGCTGGAGGAATTTAGCCTCGGGCATGTGCGCAAAAACCTCGGCATGGTGCTTTCCGGAGGAGAGAGAAGAAGGACGGAGATTGCCAGGGCTTTGGCAGTTGATCCCAATTTTGTATTATTAGATGAGCCTTTTGCAGGGGTAGACCCAATCGCTGTGGAAGAGATCCAAACTATTGTGGCACAGCTCAAGAAAAAGGACATTGGAATCCTCATCACGGACCACAATGTGAATGAAACGCTATCGATAACTGACAGGGCCTATTTGATGTTTGAAGGAAAACTGCTAAAATCAGGGACTGCAGAAGAGCTGGCTGCTGACGAACAGGTAAGAAGGGTGTACCTGGGCAAGCACTTCGAGTTGAAAAGAAAAGTTTAG
- a CDS encoding MOSC domain-containing protein, with product MAELMRHFSQKGTVAWIGVRPARNEAVLSVKNVKATPGKGLEGDRFKGPANSPRQVTLIQAEHLATVASMMNKESVDPGLLRRNIVVQGINLLALKDKTFAIGTAVLEMTGLCHPCSKMEKALGFGGYNAMRGHGGITAKVIQEGVIQVGDSVLASEDGSGD from the coding sequence ATGGCAGAGCTTATGAGGCACTTTAGCCAAAAGGGCACTGTAGCATGGATTGGCGTTCGTCCGGCAAGGAATGAAGCCGTTTTATCAGTTAAAAATGTGAAAGCAACACCCGGAAAGGGGCTGGAGGGTGATCGGTTCAAAGGGCCGGCCAACAGCCCCAGGCAGGTGACGCTTATTCAGGCTGAGCATCTGGCAACTGTGGCTTCCATGATGAACAAAGAAAGTGTTGATCCGGGGTTGTTAAGGAGAAATATTGTAGTGCAGGGCATCAACCTGCTGGCGCTAAAGGATAAAACCTTTGCCATAGGCACTGCTGTTCTGGAGATGACCGGCTTGTGCCATCCATGCTCAAAAATGGAGAAGGCATTGGGCTTTGGTGGTTACAATGCCATGAGAGGCCATGGGGGCATCACAGCAAAGGTAATACAGGAGGGGGTGATTCAGGTGGGCGATTCAGTGCTTGCTTCAGAAGACGGTTCGGGTGACTGA
- a CDS encoding GH3 auxin-responsive promoter family protein gives MKKRIHQIELFMKYPFEVQEELFQRLIQRGKDTEYGNKYGFVDFRNHEDFQKRVPIVSYEELAPYIDRLMKGEQNVLWPSEVKWFAKSSGTTNARSKFIPVSPEALEDCHFKGGKDLISIYVNNYPESKLFTGKGLTIGGSQQINQFDKNANSYYGDVSAVIIKNLPLWVQFVRTPSMEIALMDEWEEKIEMMATTTLEENVTSISGVPTWTVVLLQRILELTGKTNILEVWPNLEVFFHGAVAFPPYKDLFKALIPSDGMRYMETYNASEGFFGIQDQRNSDEMLLMLDYGIFYEFVPFEEIGNDHPKALTLEQVEIGVNYAMIITTNAGLWRYRIGDTVKFTSISPFRVKISGRTKHFINAFGEELIIENAETAITEACRETSAVISNFTAAPRYLEGGQKGAHEWVMEFIKPPSDRTRFIEVLDSTLRKINSDYDAKRYKSLALEAPVLYVVEEGTFYQWMKKRGRLGGQNKVPRLSNSREYIDDLLEMMNVTA, from the coding sequence ATGAAAAAGCGAATCCACCAGATTGAGCTTTTCATGAAGTATCCCTTTGAGGTGCAGGAGGAGCTTTTCCAGAGGCTGATTCAGCGAGGCAAGGACACAGAATACGGAAACAAATACGGCTTTGTGGATTTTCGAAATCATGAGGACTTTCAAAAGCGGGTGCCGATCGTGTCTTACGAAGAACTGGCACCCTACATTGACCGATTAATGAAGGGGGAGCAAAATGTGCTCTGGCCAAGCGAGGTAAAGTGGTTTGCCAAGTCGTCGGGCACTACCAATGCACGCAGCAAATTCATCCCCGTTTCTCCCGAGGCACTTGAAGACTGCCATTTTAAGGGTGGCAAAGATCTCATTTCCATCTACGTTAACAACTACCCCGAATCCAAGCTTTTTACAGGCAAGGGCCTCACCATTGGCGGCAGTCAGCAGATCAATCAGTTTGATAAAAACGCCAACTCCTATTATGGCGACGTTTCCGCTGTCATCATCAAGAACCTTCCTCTATGGGTTCAGTTTGTGCGCACACCAAGCATGGAAATTGCGCTGATGGACGAGTGGGAAGAAAAAATTGAGATGATGGCCACCACCACTCTGGAGGAAAACGTGACCAGCATCAGTGGCGTGCCCACATGGACGGTCGTCTTACTACAGCGAATATTGGAACTAACAGGCAAAACCAATATCCTGGAAGTGTGGCCAAACCTGGAAGTCTTCTTCCACGGCGCAGTAGCTTTCCCGCCATACAAAGACCTCTTTAAGGCGCTCATCCCCTCCGATGGCATGCGCTACATGGAAACCTACAATGCGTCCGAAGGCTTTTTTGGCATACAAGACCAAAGGAACTCCGACGAGATGCTGCTGATGCTCGACTACGGCATTTTTTATGAATTTGTCCCTTTTGAAGAAATTGGCAACGATCATCCCAAGGCACTAACGTTGGAACAGGTAGAAATTGGGGTTAATTATGCGATGATTATCACCACCAACGCTGGGCTCTGGAGATACAGAATTGGTGACACGGTTAAGTTCACCTCTATCAGCCCTTTCCGGGTGAAAATCAGTGGCCGCACAAAACACTTCATTAACGCCTTTGGTGAAGAGCTGATTATTGAGAATGCAGAAACGGCGATTACTGAAGCATGCAGGGAAACCTCGGCGGTGATCAGCAATTTTACGGCCGCCCCACGTTACCTTGAGGGTGGACAAAAGGGAGCTCACGAATGGGTGATGGAGTTTATTAAGCCTCCAAGCGACAGAACCAGGTTTATAGAGGTTTTGGACAGCACCCTTCGAAAAATCAATTCAGATTACGACGCCAAACGGTATAAAAGCCTTGCCCTCGAAGCGCCTGTGCTCTACGTGGTGGAAGAAGGCACTTTCTATCAGTGGATGAAAAAAAGAGGGAGGCTTGGCGGCCAAAACAAAGTGCCACGGCTTTCCAATTCCCGGGAGTATATTGACGACCTGCTGGAAATGATGAACGTTACGGCATAA
- a CDS encoding tetratricopeptide repeat protein has protein sequence MLAPLVWETAFSQETPYPYTEDSLKATSFLLKAEIALSEKRLDSAIFYGNNALAMAESRAIRCLIARSNIVIGDSYKQKEQFASSLNHYLVALREFELLGKHMEASQSNDLIGELYDEWKVPQKAWVYFMKAYEEKKGISDTLGMKYSLGKAATAFELAGNNQKAIENYQLMLQLIKDDDKQAELTLLRRLALLHIDEKKHTLALAYDLQVLSIYQALKDTPGIIASLNNIGYLYQYLDEKMLALEYFKESLELDLKHHNNDPFYVGDMVLLANIGSIYHDMGDNSRALNYFFEAIKSNEARKTPSKTLPLYNEVVATYMKMDQWEKARTFAETAIQIGEKLPQKSEDLIVTYKRLSDIHEHLGDYKQSLSFFKKFAWLSDSISTDRQLHAKSQLNQLLTLDKKENEIRLLMVEKEIKDLALKELQLESQEKQRDIELLQRDNEIQRIILGKQLAEKIQEEQKLKLEQARLEAQNKDNDIELLQKNKFIQDLALKKKELEEKENQKEIEILLQEQAIQDLELTKIKSLRNFFIGVTSLVLVILFLILRSYRINARAKKLLQGQNEEINYQKEEIENQKDKLEESYNDIKRLSEVAKEINSHLSVSDIVQIVFRYIHGLMDYSIAGVGLFEEDSHKLKFQVISKGSASIEKINVSHKKADHPAIACLENSREEIFFDTTLQPDFVGFSTNHSVYRSVIYLPLVVKNKRIGVLTVQHLEAEQYQTYQINILRSLALHVAIALENASAYQQIAEKTHNLEKALMDLKAAQAKLIQAEKMASLGELTAGIAHEINNPVNFVYAGVDGLKNSLQDLITVLNKYAELEESDEPNISPAFLQEITALKEQLYFNETKEGMFQVVEAIREGAVRTSQIVHGLRTFSMNDKGDKQLTNLHIGIDNSLVLLSPKIKEKRVRIKKEYGDSMRPVECFPGQINQVFMNLISNALDAVAEKGIVTIRTEGFGDKVKIYVEDDGCGMSDDIQNKIFEPFFTTKGYGKGTGLGLSITFGIIERHGGSIEVVSTPGSGSRFTITLPV, from the coding sequence TTGTTAGCACCTTTAGTGTGGGAAACAGCTTTCTCTCAGGAAACCCCCTATCCCTACACAGAAGATAGCCTGAAGGCTACTTCTTTCTTGCTAAAAGCGGAAATAGCCCTTTCGGAAAAGAGACTGGACTCAGCGATTTTTTATGGCAACAACGCACTCGCCATGGCGGAATCGAGGGCCATCCGGTGCCTCATTGCAAGAAGCAATATTGTGATCGGCGACAGCTACAAGCAGAAAGAACAATTCGCTTCCTCACTTAATCACTATCTCGTTGCCCTGCGTGAGTTTGAACTCCTGGGTAAACATATGGAAGCATCGCAGAGCAATGACCTTATCGGCGAGCTATACGACGAATGGAAAGTGCCACAGAAAGCCTGGGTATATTTCATGAAGGCCTACGAAGAGAAAAAAGGGATCAGCGACACGCTGGGGATGAAATACAGCCTGGGAAAGGCTGCCACGGCGTTTGAGCTGGCCGGAAACAATCAGAAAGCCATTGAGAATTATCAGCTCATGCTTCAACTCATTAAAGACGACGACAAACAAGCTGAGCTGACCCTACTGCGAAGGCTTGCCCTTCTGCATATTGACGAAAAGAAACACACACTCGCCCTGGCTTACGACCTGCAGGTATTGTCGATTTACCAGGCTTTAAAAGATACTCCCGGCATCATCGCCTCTCTCAATAATATCGGCTACCTCTATCAGTACCTCGATGAAAAAATGCTGGCGCTGGAATACTTCAAAGAGTCGCTCGAACTTGACCTAAAGCATCATAACAATGATCCTTTCTATGTGGGAGACATGGTGCTGCTCGCAAATATCGGGAGCATTTACCATGACATGGGCGACAATTCCAGGGCGCTGAACTACTTCTTCGAAGCCATCAAATCGAACGAAGCACGAAAGACTCCTTCAAAGACACTTCCGCTATACAACGAGGTAGTGGCCACCTATATGAAAATGGATCAGTGGGAAAAAGCAAGAACATTTGCCGAAACTGCCATTCAAATTGGGGAGAAGCTCCCGCAAAAGTCCGAAGACCTTATTGTCACCTACAAGCGCCTTTCCGACATTCACGAACATCTTGGCGATTACAAACAGTCTCTGAGTTTCTTCAAAAAATTTGCCTGGTTGTCCGATTCAATTTCCACTGACCGACAACTACATGCCAAGTCTCAGCTCAATCAGCTGCTTACGCTCGACAAAAAAGAGAATGAGATCAGGCTGCTGATGGTAGAAAAGGAAATCAAAGACCTGGCGTTGAAAGAGCTTCAGCTCGAATCTCAGGAAAAGCAAAGGGACATTGAGCTGCTGCAACGTGACAATGAAATCCAGCGGATTATTCTGGGAAAACAGTTGGCAGAGAAAATCCAGGAAGAACAGAAACTTAAGCTGGAGCAGGCCAGACTAGAGGCACAAAACAAAGACAACGACATAGAGTTGTTGCAAAAAAACAAGTTCATCCAGGATCTTGCTCTAAAGAAAAAGGAGCTGGAAGAAAAAGAGAACCAGAAAGAGATCGAAATCCTCCTTCAGGAGCAGGCCATTCAGGATCTTGAGCTGACCAAGATTAAAAGCCTGAGAAATTTCTTCATTGGCGTCACTTCCCTTGTGCTGGTCATTTTATTCCTTATTCTGAGGAGCTACCGCATCAATGCACGAGCCAAAAAACTGCTGCAAGGGCAGAACGAAGAGATCAACTACCAAAAAGAGGAAATTGAAAACCAGAAGGACAAGCTGGAAGAATCTTACAACGACATTAAGCGCCTAAGTGAGGTGGCTAAAGAAATCAACTCTCACCTTTCGGTAAGCGATATCGTCCAAATTGTGTTCAGGTATATACATGGCCTGATGGACTACTCAATTGCCGGGGTGGGTCTCTTTGAAGAAGACAGCCACAAGCTGAAGTTTCAGGTGATAAGCAAAGGCTCTGCCTCAATAGAAAAGATAAATGTATCGCATAAAAAGGCCGATCATCCAGCCATTGCCTGTCTTGAAAATTCAAGAGAAGAAATTTTCTTCGACACGACCTTGCAGCCAGATTTTGTAGGATTTTCTACCAATCATTCAGTTTACAGATCGGTGATTTATCTCCCGCTTGTGGTGAAGAATAAGCGCATAGGTGTATTAACAGTGCAGCACCTGGAAGCCGAGCAATACCAAACCTATCAGATCAATATACTGAGAAGCCTGGCATTACATGTGGCCATTGCCCTTGAGAATGCCTCGGCTTACCAACAAATTGCTGAAAAGACCCACAACCTTGAAAAAGCGCTGATGGATTTGAAGGCTGCACAGGCGAAGCTTATTCAAGCTGAAAAAATGGCTTCCCTGGGTGAGCTTACTGCCGGCATTGCTCATGAGATCAACAACCCCGTCAACTTTGTCTACGCAGGTGTGGATGGCCTTAAGAATTCCCTGCAAGATCTTATTACGGTGCTAAACAAATACGCCGAGCTGGAGGAGTCAGACGAGCCAAATATTTCGCCTGCCTTTTTGCAGGAAATAACCGCCCTTAAAGAGCAGCTGTATTTCAATGAAACCAAAGAGGGCATGTTCCAGGTGGTGGAGGCTATTCGTGAGGGGGCTGTTAGAACGTCGCAGATAGTCCATGGGCTGCGAACCTTCTCCATGAACGATAAGGGCGATAAGCAGCTGACTAACCTTCATATAGGCATCGACAATTCATTGGTTCTACTTTCTCCAAAGATCAAAGAAAAGAGGGTTCGGATAAAGAAGGAATACGGAGATTCGATGAGGCCAGTTGAGTGTTTTCCCGGCCAAATCAATCAGGTGTTTATGAACCTTATCTCAAATGCACTGGACGCAGTGGCAGAAAAAGGCATCGTAACCATCAGAACAGAAGGTTTTGGCGATAAGGTAAAGATTTATGTAGAAGACGACGGCTGCGGGATGTCGGACGACATTCAGAACAAGATATTTGAACCCTTCTTCACCACCAAAGGCTATGGAAAAGGCACAGGGCTGGGCTTGTCCATCACCTTCGGTATTATTGAGCGGCATGGTGGCAGCATCGAAGTGGTGAGCACGCCTGGCAGCGGCAGTCGGTTCACGATTACATTGCCCGTTTAA
- a CDS encoding alpha/beta fold hydrolase, translating to MSVIHFAHSNGFTALTYRYFLEQLAPNDVQYLEKFGHDKRFEPRFSWAPLTNQLIESIEKQRKPVIGLGHSLGAVVTLNAYYKRPDLFKGLIMMDPPFFGKKMRLLLLGARIVGVSGKLVPPAVKAKKRKSEWESKAAVAESFRNKPLFKDFHPEAFKDYIEYGLVETEQGRAKLDFSTKEEYRIFKHTPFSLGSGKIDVPSFYLYSSRFEIGSAASIEEHKKRFKQTEFIAVDAGHMFPMEQPEKTAQLVKDLIKRAM from the coding sequence ATGTCCGTTATTCATTTTGCTCATTCCAATGGGTTTACAGCGCTCACTTACCGCTATTTCCTTGAGCAACTAGCGCCGAACGATGTGCAATATTTGGAAAAGTTCGGGCACGACAAGAGGTTCGAACCCAGGTTTTCCTGGGCACCGTTGACTAATCAGCTCATTGAATCAATTGAAAAGCAACGGAAGCCAGTCATTGGCCTCGGTCACTCACTTGGGGCCGTGGTTACACTGAACGCCTACTATAAGCGACCAGACTTATTCAAAGGGTTGATCATGATGGATCCACCATTTTTCGGCAAAAAAATGCGCCTCCTCTTATTAGGCGCAAGGATAGTTGGCGTTTCCGGCAAACTTGTGCCACCGGCTGTAAAAGCAAAAAAGAGAAAGTCGGAATGGGAGAGTAAGGCGGCGGTAGCCGAAAGCTTCAGAAATAAGCCACTGTTCAAAGATTTTCACCCCGAGGCTTTTAAAGACTATATTGAGTACGGTCTTGTAGAGACGGAGCAGGGCAGGGCGAAACTGGATTTTTCAACGAAAGAAGAGTACAGGATTTTTAAGCACACACCATTTTCATTAGGAAGCGGGAAGATTGATGTACCAAGTTTTTATCTCTACTCCAGCCGTTTTGAAATAGGTTCTGCAGCTTCCATTGAGGAGCACAAAAAGAGGTTCAAGCAAACTGAGTTCATCGCTGTGGATGCTGGTCATATGTTTCCCATGGAGCAGCCAGAAAAAACGGCGCAGCTGGTAAAAGACCTTATTAAACGGGCAATGTAA
- a CDS encoding parallel beta-helix domain-containing protein translates to MKHFFYLALIALVVASCGDPVTRTIPFEDTEYKDISQDLQTRLIMAEAGDTIVILPGHYVFKRSLTLEGKDSITIMGAGMDKTILSFHEQTEGAEGLRIQNGNQIVLKDLTIRDAVGDNIKIQDINGLELINVKSEWTGEPEETNGAYAIYPVMCKNVLIDHCVAIGASDAGIYVGQSHNVIVSNSTAYNNVAGIEIENTTSADVFNNEAYDNTGGILVFDLPGLSQLGGNVRVFDNKVTSNNFRNFAPKGNIVASVPPGTGVMVLAMTSVEIFNNKVSENRTAGVSVISYDFVMAAAAMDDSNDGDAQMSQNEAAYKADKNYNPIPSGVFIHDNSITNSFTLPSLKSDIGYLLVWQFGLSIPDILWDGITAAPSDKVICVQANGDASFANMDAANDFEDSNRDIDAHTCSGNVLPPVVLEKAVASL, encoded by the coding sequence ATGAAGCACTTTTTTTATTTGGCCCTCATAGCTTTGGTAGTCGCCTCCTGTGGCGACCCTGTTACCAGGACTATCCCCTTTGAAGATACCGAGTACAAGGATATTTCTCAGGATCTGCAGACCAGGCTCATTATGGCCGAAGCTGGGGATACTATCGTTATACTACCCGGCCATTATGTATTTAAAAGGAGCCTTACTTTGGAAGGAAAAGACAGCATCACCATTATGGGCGCTGGAATGGACAAAACCATTCTCTCCTTTCACGAACAAACAGAGGGAGCTGAGGGGTTGAGGATCCAAAACGGAAACCAGATAGTGCTCAAAGACTTGACGATCAGAGATGCCGTCGGCGACAATATCAAGATACAAGACATCAACGGGCTGGAGCTGATCAACGTGAAATCGGAGTGGACAGGTGAGCCCGAAGAAACCAACGGCGCTTATGCAATCTACCCTGTGATGTGCAAAAATGTATTAATTGACCACTGCGTGGCCATTGGAGCATCGGATGCCGGCATTTATGTGGGGCAGTCCCACAACGTCATTGTGAGCAACTCCACAGCCTACAATAATGTGGCTGGCATCGAAATAGAGAATACCACCAGCGCAGACGTTTTCAACAATGAAGCTTACGACAATACCGGAGGGATCCTTGTTTTCGACCTCCCGGGTCTTTCCCAGTTAGGTGGAAATGTGAGAGTATTCGACAATAAAGTAACCAGCAATAACTTCCGAAACTTCGCTCCTAAGGGGAACATAGTGGCCTCGGTGCCTCCCGGCACAGGCGTGATGGTGCTGGCGATGACATCAGTAGAAATTTTTAACAACAAGGTATCTGAAAACAGAACGGCAGGAGTGTCTGTTATCAGCTATGACTTTGTGATGGCAGCAGCAGCCATGGACGATTCGAATGACGGCGATGCACAGATGTCGCAGAATGAAGCTGCTTATAAAGCCGACAAAAACTACAACCCTATCCCCTCTGGTGTCTTTATCCACGATAACAGCATCACCAATAGCTTTACTTTGCCCTCACTCAAAAGTGATATTGGCTATCTGCTCGTATGGCAATTCGGGCTCTCAATTCCTGACATCCTTTGGGATGGAATTACCGCCGCACCCTCTGACAAGGTCATTTGCGTGCAAGCCAATGGTGACGCATCGTTTGCCAATATGGATGCAGCCAATGATTTTGAAGACAGCAACCGGGATATTGACGCACACACCTGTTCAGGAAATGTGCTTCCACCCGTCGTTTTAGAAAAAGCAGTTGCTTCGCTATGA